The following are encoded together in the Conger conger chromosome 11, fConCon1.1, whole genome shotgun sequence genome:
- the LOC133140874 gene encoding A-kinase anchor protein 2-like, whose translation MEAPFHNTQIENQLVCSPTNDQNGFTDRQDSMEAVAMGKMALEENMSDSVFGINSSRPSSSGLTAIDTSDSEPSALVPDIQTAHIKTDVAEGKKIACTDEDSDHRNPVGHLEMVGHDCKALTTLKKEARFELRAFQEEKKPSKLFDCSSEKEPVRVKKVRDSEEMDELERERQELIHSQAVKKNPGIATKWWNPPQIKTIEEDLDPEQLESHRKYQERKQKKLESSNVQQELPAETDVSFILVENIKKEDLQIEATHELCSAGAEATHQEMSTWEKATEVKTQSVDDHPTDIGTEQARIENKLNERNEMQENCGDFTCAQTVVTLLEDLELSSANSSCHNEEIDSGLDELSVQSRDTAPQELLSNDLRMDNVSDSGTSNEATSSFLENSLGDFSLPATPQATSPVNGEMGGSAPQSESGMSPSYPGTSLTEEPTEHHAIQQAFESALTESPKESLPNPERDEEMHHETHVGESSESSNGKGFIQSPQTGGKQEFSYFSKYSDVAELRSTASMTRPRETEVSSGPFRLRSHKQRTLSRIEQEIRAAEEREQELKRQRQNTVASRKERTANIPTRLVVTAKTAPGKIHCVAFTQDCPSSPVLSDVSSDGSEASQRPKNFMQTLMDDYETHQVKRKEKMEDNRVLEATRVTRRQSNMAVRWEAGVYTNREEDEE comes from the exons ATGGAAGCTCCTTTTCACAACACCCAAATAGAAAATCAGCTTGTCTGCTCTCCCACAAATGACCAGAATGGcttcacagacaggcaggactCTATGGAGGCAGTCGCCATGGGGAAAATGGCACTGGAAGAAAACATGAGTGATTCAGTGTTTGGAATAAACTCAAGCAGACCTTCTTCCTCTGGGTTAACAGCAATTGATACCAGTGATTCTGAGCCATCTGCTTTGGTCCCTGATATACAAACTGCACATATCAAAACTGATGTggcagaagggaagaaaatagCTTGTACTGATGAAGATTCTGATCACAGAAATCCTGTTGGTCATTTAGAAATGGTAGGTCATGATTGCAAGGCACTAACAACTCTCAAGAAAGAGGCCCGCTTCGAACTCCGGGCCTTTCAGGAAGAGAAAAAGCCTTCAAAGCTTTTTGACTGCAGTTCAGAAAAGGAGCCTGTACGTGTGAAGAAGGTCAGAGACAGTGAGGAGATGGATGagctagagagggagaggcaagAGCTTATCCATAGTCAAGCTGTTAAGAAAAATCCAGGGATAGCAACAAAATGGTGGAACCCACCTCAGATAAAAACAATTGAAGAAGACCTGGATCCAGAACAGCTGGAATCACACCGAAAGTATCAGGAGAGAAAGCAGAAGAAGCTCGAATCTTCAAATGTCCAACAGGAATTGCCTGCAGAGACAGATGTTTCCTTCATACTGGTGGAAAATATCAAGAAGGAAGACCTTCAGATAGAAGCAACACATGAGCTTTGTTCTGCAGGAGCAGAGGCAACACACCAGGAAATGTCCACTTGGGAAAAGGCTACTGAAGTGAAAACCCAGTCAGTTGATGATCATCCAACAGACATTGGCACTGAGCAAGCAAGGATTGAGAATAAGTTGAATGAGAGAAATGAGATGCAGGAAAATTGTGGAGACTTCACTTGTGCCCAAACTGTTGTGACTCTCCTGGAGGATCTAGAATTGTCTTCAGCAAACAGTTCCTGTCACAACGAGGAGATTGATTCCGGACTGGATGAGCTCTCGGTCCAGTCCCGGGACACAGCCCCGCAGGAGCTCCTGTCCAATGACTTACGCATGGACAACGTGAGTGATAGTGGGACCTCGAATGAGGCTACAAGTTCCTTCCTGGAAAATTCTCTGGGGGATTTTTCCCTTCCTGCTACCCCACAGGCCACCTCACCTGTCAATGGTGAGATGGGTGGAAGTGCACCGCAAAGTGAGTCTGGCATGTCCCCATCCTATCCCGGGACCTCCCTGACAGAGGAGCCCACCGAGCATCATGCCATCCAGCAAGCCTTTGAGTCTGCATTAACAGAGTCCCCAAAAGAGTCCCTTCCCAACCCTGAGAGAGATGAGGAAATGCACCATGAAACACATGTGGGAGAATCCTCAGAGAGCAGCAATGGTAAAGGCTTCATCCAGTCCCCTCAGACAGGTGGCAAGCAGGAGTTCAGCTATTTCAGTAAGTACTCCGACGTGGCCGAGCTGAGAAGCACAGCCTCCATGACACGACCCCGCGAAACCGAGGTCAGCTCAGGACCCTTCAGGCTGCGCTCCCACAAGCAGAGAACTCTGTCACGAATCGAACAGGAGATCCGAGCAGCAGAAGAGCGTGAGCAGGAACTGAAGAGGCAACGGCAGAACACCGTTGCCAGCCGCAAGGAGAGAACCGCCAACATTCCCACAAGATTGGTTGTGACTGCAAAGACAGCACCAG GCAAGATCCACTGTGTTGCATTTACCCAGGATTGCCCTAGTTCACCCGTTCTCTCCGACGTGAGCAGCGATGGCTCTGAGGCCAGCCAGCGTCCCAAAAACTTCATGCAGACTCTCATGGACGACTATGAGACTCATCAAGTAAAGCGGAAAGAGAAGATGGAGGACAATAGA